The genomic window CCGGACATGGCGCAGATGGGCTCCACGATGATGGGCGAGTTCATAGCCCTGGACACCCTGGAGCCGGTGGACGAGAAGGTCTTCGACAAGAACGACTTCTTCCCGGCCACCTGGGACGGCAATGTGCAGGACGGCACCGCCTACGGTGTGCCGTGGTACGCCGACGCGCGCGGCCTGTACTACCGCACCGACCTCGCGGAGAAGGCGGGCATCGACAAGGCCCCCACCACGTGGCAGGAACACCGCGCGCTGGCCGAGGCCTACCAGAAGAACGGCGCCAAGTGGGGCACCGAGCTGCAGCCCGGCAGCACCGGCGCCTGGCAGAGCTGGCTGCCGTTCCTCTACTCCGAGGGCGGTGAGCTGGTCGACAAGGACGGCAAGTCCGCGCTCGGCTCCGCCGAGGCCGTGAAGGCCTTCGACATGTGGGGCGGCTACTTCAAGGACGGCCTGGCCAAGAAGAACTTCGTCGTCGGCCACGACCCGGTCAAGAGCTTCGGCTCCGGCGAGGCCCCGACGTTCATGTCCGGCCCGTGGATGGTCCAGAACATCACCGACCAGCAGCCGCAGCTCGAAGGCAAGTGGAAGGCCGCTGCGTTGCCGGCGGGCAGCAAGGGCTCGGTCTCGTGGGTCGGCGGCTCCTCGCTGGTGACCTTCAAGGACAGTGAGCACAAGGCCGCGG from Streptomyces sp. FIT100 includes these protein-coding regions:
- a CDS encoding sugar ABC transporter substrate-binding protein — protein: MSRKALSLTIALAVVPALALTACGSGDGGQVGADAKQTLTVWGMGEEGARLQKVAEEFTKENPNITVKVTPVGWDVVHQKMVSAAAGGKLPDMAQMGSTMMGEFIALDTLEPVDEKVFDKNDFFPATWDGNVQDGTAYGVPWYADARGLYYRTDLAEKAGIDKAPTTWQEHRALAEAYQKNGAKWGTELQPGSTGAWQSWLPFLYSEGGELVDKDGKSALGSAEAVKAFDMWGGYFKDGLAKKNFVVGHDPVKSFGSGEAPTFMSGPWMVQNITDQQPQLEGKWKAAALPAGSKGSVSWVGGSSLVTFKDSEHKAAAEKFTAFLTTPETQAEWYAMAKSLPASKAAWDQPQLKEGGESLMVFKQSLDTAKEVPPLEKWSEIAALIEGALEKIAQGADPAAEAKKLQGSTEGLMAK